A window of the Cicer arietinum cultivar CDC Frontier isolate Library 1 chromosome 6, Cicar.CDCFrontier_v2.0, whole genome shotgun sequence genome harbors these coding sequences:
- the LOC101514930 gene encoding probable pectinesterase 53: protein MMSNMNFILYVLVLVLVVQNPSVTECHTKGIRPKPSRGIGISTNMTQVEESEQQFMKWVKFVGGLKHTVFGTAKNKLFPSYTLNVYKQSGKGGFSSIQAAIDSLPFINLVRVVIKVHAGVYTEKVNIPALKAFITIEGAGADKTIVQWGDTAQTPNPAAKGQTLGTYGSATFAVNSPYFIAKNMTFKNTAPVPAPGAVGKQAVALRISADTAIFVGCKFLGAQDTLYDHLGRHYYKDCYIEGSVDFIFGNALSLFEGCHVHAIAINTGALTAQGRSSLLEDTGFSFVHCKVTGSGALYLGRAWGPFSRVVFAYTYMDNIIIPKGWYNWGDPNREMTVFYGQYKCTGPGASYAGRVSWSRELTDEEAKPFISLSYIDGSEWINSFF from the exons ATGATGTCAAACATGAATTTCATTTTGTATGTTTTAGTACTTGTTCTTGTTGTTCAAAATCCTAGTGTAACAGAATGTCATACCAAGGGAATTAGACCAAAGCCTTCAAGAGGGATTGGAATATCAACCAATATGACACAAGTGGAAGAATCAGAACAACAATTCATGAAATGGGTGAAATTTGTTGGTGGTCTCAAACACACTGTTTTTGGGACAGCAAAAAATAAGCTTTTTCCTTCTTACACTTTGAATGTTTATAAACAATCTGGTAAAGGAGGGTTTTCATCGATTCAAGCTGCTATTGATTCTCTTCCTTTCATCAATTTAGTGAGAGTTGTTATTAAGGTTCATGCAGGGGTTTACAC AGAGAAAGTGAATATTCCTGCTTTAAAAGCGTTCATAACAATAGAAGGAGCAGGTGCAGATAAAACAATTGTTCAATGGGGTGACACTGCTCAAACTCCTAATCCTGCTGCTAAAGGCCAAACACTAGGAACCTATGGTTCTGCAACTTTTGCAGTTAATTCACCTTATTTCATAGCAAAGAACATGACATTCAAA AACACTGCACCAGTTCCAGCACCAGGAGCAGTTGGAAAACAAGCAGTGGCATTGAGAATTTCAGCAGATACAGCAATATTTGTTGGATGTAAATTCTTAGGAGCACAGGACACATTGTATGATCATTTGGGTAGGCACTATTACAAAGATTGTTATATTGAAGGCTCTGTTGATTTCATATTTGGCAATGCACTGTCTCTTTTTGAG GGGTGTCACGTGCATGCAATAGCAATAAACACAGGAGCATTAACAGCACAAGGAAGGAGCAGTTTATTAGAAGACACGGGATTCTCATTTGTTCACTGTAAGGTCACGGGATCAGGAGCACTATACCTTGGAAGGGCTTGGGGTCCATTTTCTCGTGTTGTCTTTGCTTACACATACATGGACAATATCATCATTCCCAAAGGATGGTATAATTGGGGTGATCCCAACCGTGAAAT GACTGTATTCTATGGACAATACAAATGCACGGGACCAGGAGCTAGCTATGCAGGGAGGGTATCATGGTCAAGGGAGCTCACTGATGAAGAAGCTAAACCTTTTATTTCACTTAGCTATATTGATGGCTCTGAATGGattaattctttcttttga